A genomic window from Anthocerotibacter panamensis C109 includes:
- a CDS encoding RidA family protein, whose protein sequence is MIQRVQGQGNQGPYSQGVIVDGWVYTSGQIPVVPETGAILSGPIEEQARQVFSNLKSVLSQCGCNLSQVVKVTVFLTDMGDFAAFNTVYSEFFTQDRPARSCVQVAALPRGVSVEIEAVGYLS, encoded by the coding sequence ATGATTCAGCGTGTACAAGGACAAGGTAACCAAGGCCCCTATTCCCAGGGCGTAATCGTCGATGGCTGGGTCTACACCAGTGGGCAAATTCCCGTCGTACCCGAGACCGGAGCCATCCTCAGTGGCCCGATTGAGGAGCAAGCGCGGCAGGTCTTCAGCAATCTCAAATCAGTGCTGAGTCAGTGCGGATGTAATCTGTCCCAAGTGGTCAAAGTCACGGTTTTTCTGACGGATATGGGCGATTTTGCGGCCTTTAATACCGTCTATAGCGAGTTCTTTACCCAGGACCGGCCCGCTCGTTCCTGTGTGCAAGTGGCAGCACTCCCCAGAGGCGTCAGCGTCGAGATCGAAGCGGTCGGCTACCTGAGCTGA
- a CDS encoding isocitrate/isopropylmalate dehydrogenase family protein: MAYPVTLIPGDGIGPEITRAMVEVLEATGVEFIWDQQEAGIDALTEFGTPLPEATLESVRKTGVGIKGPTTTPVGTGFRSVNVALRLKLDLYANVRPARSMVGVKSRFSDIDLVIVRENTEDLYAGIEFERGKPATLEVIEHLSRAAGKTISPEAGISIKPFTPAACERIVRFAFEYSRKNKRRKVTAVHKANIMKYTDGLYLEIARAVAQDYPDIEFEDRIVDNMCMQLVQKPELYDVLVLPNLYGDIISDLTAGLIGGLGVAPGANMGDQAALFEAIHGSAPKYAGQDKVNPTALILTGALMLRHLGELAAAEKVETAVADVIREGKTVTYDLAPQIPVGTQAMAQAIAERVQSL, translated from the coding sequence GTGGCATATCCGGTAACGCTCATCCCAGGAGATGGGATCGGGCCTGAGATCACCCGCGCCATGGTAGAGGTCCTGGAGGCGACAGGCGTCGAGTTTATCTGGGACCAACAAGAGGCGGGGATCGATGCCCTGACCGAGTTTGGCACCCCCCTGCCGGAGGCGACCCTGGAGTCCGTCCGCAAGACCGGGGTCGGCATCAAAGGCCCCACCACCACCCCCGTCGGGACTGGTTTCCGCTCGGTCAATGTCGCCCTACGCCTCAAGCTCGACCTTTATGCCAACGTGCGCCCCGCCCGCTCCATGGTCGGAGTCAAGTCCCGCTTCAGCGATATCGACCTTGTGATCGTGCGCGAGAATACCGAAGACCTCTACGCAGGCATTGAATTTGAGCGCGGCAAACCCGCCACGTTGGAAGTCATCGAGCATCTGAGTCGGGCAGCAGGCAAAACCATCTCCCCCGAAGCCGGGATCAGCATCAAACCCTTCACTCCTGCTGCCTGTGAGCGGATCGTGCGCTTTGCCTTCGAGTACAGCCGCAAAAACAAGCGCCGCAAGGTCACCGCAGTCCACAAAGCCAACATCATGAAGTACACAGATGGTTTGTACCTCGAAATCGCCCGTGCCGTCGCGCAGGATTACCCTGACATCGAATTTGAAGACCGCATCGTGGACAACATGTGTATGCAACTGGTCCAAAAACCAGAACTCTACGATGTCCTCGTCCTCCCTAACCTCTACGGCGACATTATCTCCGACCTCACCGCTGGACTCATCGGCGGGCTGGGCGTCGCACCGGGAGCCAACATGGGCGACCAAGCAGCCCTCTTCGAGGCCATCCACGGTTCTGCACCCAAGTATGCAGGGCAGGACAAAGTAAATCCCACCGCGCTCATCCTCACCGGAGCCTTGATGCTGCGCCATTTGGGTGAACTAGCCGCCGCTGAAAAAGTCGAGACTGCCGTGGCTGATGTCATCCGCGAAGGTAAAACCGTCACCTATGACCTCGCCCCTCAGATTCCGGTGGGGACGCAAGCCATGGCCCAAGCCATCGCCGAACGGGTCCAATCGCTTTAG
- a CDS encoding eCIS core domain-containing protein, whose product MVFSRIPKPSSTHIPQPPQTSWLTPPVVQAQPEDGQVMPKMTSAADWWRSSGLVHEAGLAGLQFKLTIGQPGDPYEQEADRVAEQVVGMSAPATPTIQRMCATCAQEEQVVQQQSLTPSITPLVQKNTRSEEAEESLQAQHIQRQTVSEQEETVQRTSAPDLESRLSASKSGGSALSEQERAFMEPRFGVDFSQVRVHSGGAAVQMNQQLHARAFTHGQDIYFGAGQSPSDYKLLAHELTHVVQQTGGVQAKNLIQRQDTGDCSAGEHRQLQNDVNEKCKNRPRGCSPGDSLADVEQKIQNNAECISARERINHRCYQGGDPGHQEAVQVAVNTLIRCQAVRERLRSSAGTPQSAPIDTTSFLERMSQITGLTGAALITYLIVSEGSRLFPPRNLIPVP is encoded by the coding sequence ATGGTCTTTAGCCGGATTCCCAAGCCTTCTTCCACGCATATTCCTCAGCCGCCGCAGACTTCTTGGCTGACCCCGCCTGTGGTTCAGGCGCAGCCCGAAGATGGGCAGGTGATGCCCAAAATGACTTCTGCTGCCGATTGGTGGCGCAGTAGTGGCCTCGTGCACGAAGCGGGATTGGCAGGGCTGCAATTCAAGCTCACCATCGGTCAGCCAGGAGACCCCTACGAACAGGAAGCGGACCGAGTGGCAGAACAGGTCGTCGGCATGAGTGCGCCCGCAACGCCCACAATCCAGCGCATGTGCGCAACCTGCGCACAAGAGGAACAGGTTGTACAGCAGCAGTCCTTGACGCCGTCCATCACCCCGTTGGTGCAGAAAAACACGCGCTCCGAAGAAGCAGAAGAGTCCCTACAAGCGCAGCATATACAACGGCAGACTGTGAGTGAACAAGAAGAGACTGTCCAACGCACGTCCGCCCCTGACCTAGAGAGCCGCTTGAGTGCCAGCAAAAGCGGGGGTAGTGCCCTATCGGAGCAGGAGCGTGCTTTTATGGAGCCACGGTTTGGGGTGGATTTCTCTCAAGTGCGCGTTCACAGTGGTGGGGCGGCGGTGCAGATGAATCAGCAGTTGCACGCACGGGCTTTTACGCATGGGCAGGATATTTATTTTGGGGCGGGGCAGTCTCCCTCGGACTATAAATTGCTCGCTCATGAACTGACCCATGTAGTTCAACAAACAGGTGGCGTACAGGCCAAAAACCTGATTCAACGGCAGGATACGGGGGATTGTTCGGCAGGTGAACATCGACAGCTTCAAAATGATGTGAACGAAAAATGTAAAAACCGTCCGCGCGGTTGTAGTCCAGGGGATAGCTTGGCGGATGTGGAGCAAAAAATTCAGAATAACGCAGAGTGCATTAGTGCCCGAGAACGCATTAACCATCGTTGTTATCAGGGAGGAGATCCCGGACACCAGGAAGCCGTTCAAGTTGCCGTCAATACGCTCATCAGATGTCAGGCGGTGCGGGAGCGGTTGCGGTCTTCTGCGGGTACTCCTCAGTCTGCGCCCATTGACACCACTAGTTTCCTGGAGAGAATGTCTCAGATCACCGGTTTGACGGGTGCAGCACTGATCACTTACCTGATTGTCTCAGAGGGGTCACGTCTGTTCCCGCCGCGTAATTTGATCCCTGTACCTTGA
- a CDS encoding DUF6714 family protein, with protein sequence MSDLGVEVLDQLEESFGSLVYPGDEQIVYDNSGHHLECVDVKQTFLGKHWRELSLDTLVYENSALSFFTPLAFQFYLPAYLSAVVKNYDQADVLPSDVVFYLTVPSEADTLTQINALQRYATSFDFDLRTFLLEQLSNSNQRVQRFIERVSIFDKKQGRVIKNFLLYMQLEHADDFPSQEPQTAIERYWFMF encoded by the coding sequence ATGAGCGACCTTGGAGTTGAAGTGCTCGACCAGCTTGAAGAAAGTTTTGGGAGTTTGGTCTACCCTGGGGATGAACAAATTGTCTATGATAATTCAGGTCATCACCTGGAGTGCGTTGATGTAAAACAGACTTTTCTTGGTAAGCATTGGAGAGAATTATCTCTAGATACGTTAGTCTATGAGAACTCAGCTCTTTCTTTTTTCACGCCCCTAGCTTTTCAATTCTATCTACCTGCTTATCTTTCGGCAGTAGTTAAAAATTATGACCAAGCTGATGTTTTGCCCAGTGATGTGGTCTTTTATCTGACTGTACCCTCGGAAGCAGATACTCTGACCCAAATCAATGCCCTACAGCGATATGCGACAAGCTTTGATTTTGATCTGAGAACTTTTTTGTTAGAGCAATTAAGCAATTCTAACCAGCGCGTCCAACGGTTCATTGAGCGGGTATCTATCTTTGATAAAAAGCAAGGACGAGTGATAAAAAATTTTTTGTTGTATATGCAGTTGGAACACGCAGATGACTTTCCCAGCCAAGAACCACAAACTGCTATCGAGCGTTACTGGTTTATGTTCTAA
- a CDS encoding response regulator: MTAVREESIRVVLIEDHDLTRAGMKLTLRKEGFEVVGEAANGRQGLAAVEQSQPDIALVDIGLPDMDGVEVTRQIKSHYPQVRVVILTLQDMEETVMAAFAAGADSYCMKDIAKENLLLAMQVTLEGVSWLDPAVAGKVLKQLKAASPPAGDELVTIQAEGSEYAEILEAYPLTKRELEVLELIVQGCSNQTIAEKLYVTVGTVKTHVRNILSKLCVDDRAQAAVRALRSGLVS; the protein is encoded by the coding sequence GTGACCGCCGTGAGAGAGGAATCCATCCGCGTTGTTCTGATTGAAGACCATGACCTCACCCGCGCTGGGATGAAACTCACCCTACGCAAAGAGGGCTTTGAAGTGGTGGGAGAAGCCGCCAACGGTAGGCAGGGGCTAGCTGCTGTCGAACAGTCTCAGCCCGACATTGCTCTGGTGGATATTGGTCTTCCAGATATGGATGGGGTTGAGGTAACACGACAGATCAAAAGCCACTATCCTCAAGTGCGCGTGGTAATCCTAACCCTACAGGACATGGAAGAGACGGTAATGGCAGCCTTTGCAGCGGGTGCGGACTCCTACTGCATGAAAGATATCGCCAAAGAGAATCTATTACTCGCTATGCAAGTTACCTTGGAAGGGGTTTCTTGGCTAGACCCGGCAGTTGCAGGCAAAGTCCTCAAGCAACTCAAGGCAGCGAGTCCGCCTGCGGGTGATGAATTGGTGACCATTCAAGCCGAGGGCAGCGAGTACGCCGAGATCCTGGAGGCTTATCCGCTCACCAAGCGGGAGCTTGAAGTCCTAGAACTCATCGTTCAAGGTTGTAGCAACCAGACTATAGCAGAGAAATTATACGTTACAGTAGGTACAGTCAAGACCCATGTCCGCAATATCCTCAGCAAATTATGCGTCGATGACCGTGCTCAAGCTGCTGTCCGTGCTCTTCGTTCAGGACTGGTCTCCTGA
- a CDS encoding DUF192 domain-containing protein — protein sequence MTIQIHALLALLLVSELTGPALAQTSLSQSLPIAARVALSGQVIELEVARTEQQQQIGLMGRQNLPANRGMVFLFDSPRFTRFWMGYCFIPLDMIFIRKGRIVEFAQSAQPCPTGENCPQYPPKGVLADQVLELKAGQVQALKLKINDPISFKFFSAEAPLPLSQQRDPGLK from the coding sequence ATGACTATCCAAATCCACGCTTTGCTGGCTCTGCTCCTGGTCTCAGAACTCACCGGACCAGCCCTCGCTCAAACCTCCCTTTCGCAAAGCTTGCCCATCGCCGCCCGAGTAGCATTGAGCGGGCAGGTCATTGAGTTGGAAGTAGCCCGCACCGAACAGCAGCAGCAGATTGGCCTGATGGGTCGCCAGAACCTGCCTGCCAACCGAGGGATGGTTTTTCTTTTTGACTCGCCTCGGTTCACTCGATTTTGGATGGGCTATTGCTTTATTCCGCTGGATATGATTTTTATTCGTAAGGGCCGGATTGTGGAATTTGCCCAGAGTGCCCAGCCCTGCCCGACCGGGGAGAATTGCCCCCAGTACCCGCCCAAAGGAGTTTTGGCGGATCAGGTCCTCGAACTCAAAGCAGGTCAAGTCCAAGCCCTCAAGCTCAAAATCAATGACCCAATCTCGTTTAAATTTTTCAGTGCCGAAGCCCCGCTCCCGCTCTCACAGCAGAGAGACCCTGGCCTAAAATAG
- a CDS encoding TrbI/VirB10 family protein, which translates to MNSNGQQKNPNRRAALVGFKEQPSEAASDSSVPISLPEVGSKPLWSNPFAKIAVVGSATLTVALILGTFLSKGLPGSEKAAVKQTTPAAVRTPTLAETEALPSDPERGKLLTELALTRQMQELETFNATKPTATKPAPAPLPPPAPAPALAPTPLPQVRAPLPPPVLNIPQSGPAQNPTAQWLALGQVGSYGQISQDGPATTTSNPRSIKGGVQTNQVPVPDFQEETPVLNGRVSRSVTVGSRAQGLLLDPVAWEGNKPDVADERYLVQLLTPLIASDGSEAISGGTQLVTMLEKTSATGVLRLSALAILNEGREQPLPKGAITVRATGGLPLTAKNLRDRGPEIASLDTGLFALAGAAKAAELFNRPESTTTIAGIGGLSTATTNPPPNIVAGVIQGGAEILTRQIEQRNQLAIREALNRPNLWVLEAGIKVEIFVNQSTLL; encoded by the coding sequence ATGAACAGCAATGGGCAGCAAAAAAATCCCAACCGCCGCGCCGCCTTGGTGGGCTTTAAAGAACAACCGTCTGAGGCTGCATCTGATAGCTCGGTTCCCATAAGCCTTCCTGAAGTAGGCAGCAAACCTCTCTGGAGTAATCCCTTTGCCAAGATCGCTGTGGTCGGCAGTGCTACCTTGACGGTGGCCCTGATTCTGGGGACTTTTTTATCCAAAGGTCTACCGGGTTCGGAGAAAGCTGCTGTCAAACAGACGACCCCAGCCGCCGTGCGAACGCCGACCCTTGCAGAGACCGAGGCTCTGCCCAGCGATCCTGAGCGGGGTAAGCTCCTGACTGAACTCGCCTTGACCCGGCAGATGCAGGAGTTAGAGACCTTTAACGCCACCAAACCCACTGCCACCAAACCCGCCCCGGCCCCGCTCCCACCTCCTGCCCCGGCCCCCGCTCTAGCTCCTACGCCCTTGCCGCAAGTGCGGGCTCCTCTGCCACCTCCGGTCTTGAACATCCCCCAATCCGGCCCCGCCCAGAACCCAACAGCACAATGGCTAGCGCTCGGTCAGGTGGGCAGCTACGGTCAGATCTCCCAAGATGGACCCGCAACGACAACGAGCAACCCCCGCAGTATCAAAGGCGGGGTCCAAACCAACCAAGTTCCTGTGCCTGATTTCCAGGAAGAAACCCCTGTGCTGAATGGGCGGGTCTCACGCTCAGTCACCGTAGGGTCTCGTGCTCAAGGTCTACTCCTCGATCCAGTCGCTTGGGAGGGCAACAAACCTGATGTTGCGGATGAGCGGTATCTAGTGCAACTATTAACGCCGCTCATAGCCAGTGATGGTTCGGAGGCCATCAGCGGCGGTACACAACTGGTCACCATGCTCGAAAAAACCTCAGCGACAGGGGTTCTACGCCTGAGTGCCCTCGCAATACTTAACGAGGGACGAGAACAGCCCCTGCCTAAAGGGGCCATCACGGTCCGTGCTACTGGAGGTCTACCCCTTACGGCCAAGAACCTGCGCGACCGGGGCCCCGAAATTGCCTCACTCGACACCGGGCTCTTTGCACTAGCTGGAGCTGCCAAGGCAGCAGAACTCTTTAACCGGCCTGAGAGTACCACCACAATTGCTGGAATCGGCGGGCTTTCTACTGCCACCACCAATCCTCCGCCCAATATCGTTGCTGGGGTTATCCAAGGCGGAGCAGAAATCCTGACACGGCAGATCGAGCAGCGCAACCAACTCGCCATCCGTGAAGCCCTCAACCGGCCTAACCTCTGGGTTCTCGAAGCAGGGATCAAGGTCGAAATCTTTGTCAACCAATCCACACTCCTCTAG
- a CDS encoding ATP-binding protein, translated as MRYVNHHALTPWQQTNKSYLLVAVHQLYLFLEAYTRRRAEPLPGVLVDTSPKLTNLAAAMESPPALEALCALFGLSSFERRVLLLCVGMALIPNFGAVCAIAQENARMPFPTFQMAANVFNDSHWSALLPEAPLRRWQMIRLGNEQAFPLGALQVDEPILHFLQGYPFRDPHLHSLVRPLPESYRRYALQSTHQRLAERLVTTWQDGDMPAVHLCGPERADTWAIAAHACAHLHLPLYLLPAHRLPSLTHALQDLWNAWARACTFAPAALLVDCDPFPTPDPLRETAVMQLLQNISSPLILVAEERLSFLKSPLVTFEVPRLTPQEQRATWQASLGPSAQAWNEPVDRLVAQFNLTTPAIQAICLEAKRQPDVAQALWEICRTKARPRLDDLAQRIETTATWEDLVLPDAQRQTLKDIAAHVRQRTRVYQDWGFDKGGRGLGISALFAGQSGTGKTMAAEVIARTLQLDLYRIDLSSTVSKYIGETEKNLRKVFDAAEAGGAVLLFDEADALFGKRTQVKDSHDRYANLEVSYLLQRMETYQGLAILTTNLKDSIDTAFLRRLRFVVTFPFPGPEVRAEIWRRIFPNQTPLGGLDYRKLGRLSVSGGMIRNIALTAAFVAADEGEPVQMKHILQGARAEYTKLEKSLTDAEVQGWV; from the coding sequence ATGCGATACGTAAACCACCACGCCCTCACCCCTTGGCAACAGACCAACAAAAGCTATCTTTTGGTTGCTGTTCACCAGCTCTACCTATTTCTGGAAGCCTATACTCGGCGGCGGGCGGAACCGTTGCCGGGTGTGCTGGTAGACACTTCACCGAAGCTTACAAATCTAGCTGCTGCGATGGAATCTCCGCCTGCTCTAGAAGCCTTGTGTGCTCTTTTTGGATTGTCCTCATTTGAGCGTAGAGTTTTGCTCCTATGTGTCGGGATGGCTTTGATCCCCAATTTCGGGGCGGTCTGCGCGATAGCCCAAGAGAATGCACGGATGCCTTTCCCCACGTTTCAAATGGCAGCCAACGTCTTTAATGATAGCCATTGGAGTGCACTGCTCCCTGAAGCTCCCTTGCGGCGCTGGCAAATGATCCGCCTCGGCAACGAGCAAGCATTTCCGCTCGGGGCACTCCAGGTAGATGAGCCGATTTTGCACTTTTTACAGGGTTACCCCTTCCGTGATCCCCACCTGCACAGTCTGGTGCGCCCGCTGCCTGAATCCTACCGCCGCTATGCCTTACAATCGACCCATCAGCGGCTAGCTGAACGCTTGGTCACCACTTGGCAGGATGGGGACATGCCTGCTGTACATCTGTGTGGACCCGAGAGAGCCGACACCTGGGCGATTGCAGCTCATGCTTGCGCCCATCTCCACCTCCCGCTCTACCTCTTGCCTGCCCATCGTCTGCCCTCCCTTACCCATGCACTCCAGGATCTGTGGAACGCTTGGGCACGTGCCTGTACATTTGCACCCGCTGCCCTGCTCGTGGACTGTGACCCCTTCCCAACTCCAGACCCCCTGCGCGAAACTGCCGTGATGCAATTGCTCCAGAACATAAGTTCTCCACTCATCCTGGTAGCCGAAGAACGGCTCAGTTTCCTCAAAAGCCCCCTTGTCACCTTTGAAGTGCCCCGCCTCACCCCCCAAGAGCAACGCGCCACCTGGCAAGCAAGTCTTGGTCCTAGCGCTCAGGCATGGAACGAGCCGGTGGACCGCTTGGTCGCACAGTTCAACCTCACTACCCCCGCCATCCAAGCCATTTGTCTGGAAGCTAAACGCCAACCGGATGTGGCACAAGCACTTTGGGAAATCTGCCGCACCAAGGCCCGCCCGCGCCTCGATGACCTCGCCCAACGCATCGAAACCACCGCCACTTGGGAAGATTTGGTCCTCCCCGATGCCCAACGACAGACCCTCAAGGATATCGCCGCCCATGTGCGCCAACGTACCCGTGTCTATCAGGATTGGGGATTCGATAAGGGCGGGCGCGGCTTGGGTATCAGTGCGCTGTTTGCCGGTCAGAGTGGCACCGGTAAAACCATGGCCGCCGAAGTCATCGCCCGCACCTTGCAACTTGACCTCTATCGTATTGATTTGTCTTCTACGGTCAGTAAATATATTGGCGAAACGGAGAAGAATTTACGTAAGGTTTTCGATGCTGCCGAAGCAGGCGGCGCAGTGCTTTTGTTTGATGAAGCGGACGCTCTATTTGGCAAGCGCACCCAAGTCAAGGACAGTCATGACCGCTATGCCAACTTGGAAGTGAGCTATCTGTTGCAGCGCATGGAGACCTATCAGGGCTTGGCGATTCTGACCACGAACCTGAAGGATTCCATAGATACGGCGTTTCTGCGCAGGTTGCGCTTTGTAGTTACCTTTCCCTTTCCGGGACCGGAGGTGCGTGCTGAGATTTGGAGGCGTATTTTCCCAAACCAGACGCCCTTGGGGGGGTTGGATTACAGGAAATTGGGTCGGTTGAGCGTCTCCGGGGGCATGATTCGCAATATTGCGCTGACAGCGGCGTTTGTGGCGGCAGACGAGGGGGAGCCGGTGCAGATGAAGCATATCCTCCAAGGGGCGCGGGCGGAATATACCAAGCTGGAGAAAAGTCTGACGGATGCAGAGGTTCAAGGCTGGGTGTGA
- a CDS encoding hybrid sensor histidine kinase/response regulator: MKTAQTSAAQIPYTSKVQPPKPDRILVVDDFPDNIALIEAILLQEGYEIDTATSGLEALKKIQEHPPALVLLDVMMPGLNGIETTRRLKARKELGFIPVLLITASDKTNLVEGLDAGADEFLRKPLDHDELLARVRSLLRLKHSLDERDFIARQREDFVSRLTHDLRTPLVAADRMLQLILEEALGPVAVEVSEAITNLRKSNQHLLTMTNNLLEIYRYDAGRKTLHFMEFNGVELLQEVYQEFKSLAQEKDLDFQLQLHPSFREVYADRIEVRRVLQNLLGNAIKFTEPSGRVVLEARPFLGGVQFAVWDTGPGISEREQEVLFERFAQGQHFKGGSGLGLHHTRQIVEAHGGRVSLQSVVGQGSTFTAYFPSNRNN, translated from the coding sequence GTGAAAACTGCGCAAACATCGGCTGCACAAATCCCCTACACGAGTAAAGTGCAGCCTCCCAAGCCGGACCGTATTCTGGTGGTAGATGATTTCCCCGACAACATTGCCTTGATCGAGGCTATTTTACTCCAGGAAGGCTACGAGATTGACACAGCCACAAGCGGTCTGGAAGCTCTGAAAAAGATTCAGGAGCATCCCCCTGCGCTTGTTTTGTTGGATGTCATGATGCCTGGACTTAATGGTATTGAGACTACGCGCCGCCTCAAGGCTCGCAAGGAGTTGGGCTTCATCCCCGTCTTGCTCATCACCGCCTCAGACAAGACCAATTTGGTGGAGGGGTTGGATGCGGGGGCTGACGAATTTCTGCGTAAGCCCTTAGATCACGATGAATTACTGGCGCGGGTCCGTTCGCTTCTCAGGCTCAAGCATAGCCTTGACGAGCGGGACTTCATTGCCCGTCAGCGCGAGGACTTTGTCTCCCGGCTCACCCACGACCTCAGGACACCCCTTGTAGCGGCTGACCGCATGCTGCAATTGATTCTGGAAGAAGCCCTAGGTCCGGTGGCTGTCGAGGTTTCGGAGGCTATCACCAACCTGCGCAAGAGCAACCAACACCTGCTCACCATGACCAACAACCTCCTGGAGATCTACCGCTACGACGCGGGGCGCAAAACGCTGCACTTCATGGAATTTAATGGCGTTGAGTTACTCCAAGAGGTTTACCAGGAATTTAAAAGTTTGGCTCAGGAGAAAGACTTGGACTTCCAACTTCAGCTCCATCCAAGCTTCCGAGAAGTCTATGCCGACCGCATTGAGGTCCGCCGGGTTCTGCAAAATCTTCTGGGCAATGCCATCAAGTTTACAGAACCGAGTGGGCGCGTCGTGCTGGAGGCGCGGCCTTTCTTGGGTGGGGTTCAGTTTGCGGTGTGGGACACGGGTCCGGGGATCTCTGAACGTGAGCAGGAAGTCCTCTTCGAACGCTTTGCTCAAGGTCAGCACTTCAAGGGCGGGAGTGGTCTGGGGCTACACCACACCCGGCAGATTGTCGAAGCCCATGGCGGGCGCGTCTCGCTCCAGAGTGTAGTCGGTCAGGGCAGCACTTTTACGGCGTACTTTCCCTCGAACCGCAACAATTAA
- the rlmN gene encoding 23S rRNA (adenine(2503)-C(2))-methyltransferase RlmN — protein sequence MSALQALPLLGQSYDELELWLTSLGEPAYRARQLHQWLYTRNLQSLQEVTVFSKRWREAHADVPVGRSKVLLKTPSRDGTVKYLLGLKDGETIEAVGIPTAKRLSVCVSSQVGCPMACTFCATGKSGFARNLEVHEILDQVLTVQADFGRRVTHIVFMGMGEPLLNLKNLYTTVLRLNQDLGISQRNITISTVGVKGRIQALAQYKLQTTLAVSLHAPNQQLRCQLIPTAAFYPIEALLAECQVYVELTGRRLTFEYTLLKNINDQQAHARELAHRVRGFQSHINLIPYNPISDADYQRPSPRQIQTFLQVLENQRIPASVRQTRGVEESSACGQLRRQTLPEQEFVPECS from the coding sequence ATGTCCGCACTCCAAGCCCTGCCTCTATTGGGGCAATCCTACGACGAACTCGAACTGTGGCTCACCAGTCTGGGTGAACCAGCCTACCGTGCCCGCCAACTACACCAGTGGCTCTATACCCGTAACCTCCAAAGCCTCCAGGAGGTCACTGTCTTCTCCAAGCGTTGGCGCGAAGCGCACGCCGATGTGCCTGTAGGTCGCTCGAAAGTCTTACTCAAGACTCCTAGTAGGGACGGGACGGTAAAGTACTTGCTCGGCCTCAAAGATGGTGAGACCATCGAGGCTGTGGGGATTCCGACCGCCAAACGCCTGAGTGTATGCGTCTCCTCCCAGGTAGGTTGTCCGATGGCCTGTACTTTTTGTGCTACAGGGAAGTCCGGCTTTGCCCGCAACCTTGAGGTCCACGAGATCCTCGATCAGGTCTTGACCGTCCAGGCAGACTTTGGGCGCAGGGTCACCCATATTGTCTTTATGGGCATGGGTGAACCGCTCCTAAACCTCAAAAACCTCTACACCACCGTCCTACGCCTCAACCAGGACTTGGGCATCTCCCAGCGCAACATCACCATTTCTACTGTGGGGGTGAAAGGGCGCATCCAGGCTCTAGCCCAGTACAAGCTCCAGACCACCCTCGCCGTCTCGCTCCATGCCCCCAACCAGCAACTGCGCTGCCAACTCATCCCCACCGCCGCGTTCTATCCCATCGAAGCCTTGCTTGCTGAGTGCCAAGTCTACGTCGAACTGACTGGTCGCCGCCTGACTTTTGAGTATACGCTGCTCAAAAATATCAATGACCAGCAAGCGCACGCCCGCGAATTAGCCCATCGGGTCCGGGGTTTCCAGAGCCACATCAACCTCATCCCTTACAATCCCATCTCGGACGCAGACTACCAGCGTCCCAGCCCCCGCCAGATCCAAACCTTCCTCCAAGTCCTAGAGAACCAACGCATCCCAGCTTCTGTACGTCAGACTCGGGGCGTAGAAGAGTCCTCTGCCTGCGGCCAACTGCGCCGTCAGACCCTACCTGAGCAGGAATTCGTCCCGGAGTGCTCTTAA